A region from the Pseudomonas cucumis genome encodes:
- a CDS encoding peptide chain release factor 3 — MTKQAAEVAKRRTFAIISHPDAGKTTITEKLLLMGKAIAIAGTVKSRKSDRHATSDWMEMEKQRGISITTSVMQFPYRDHMINLLDTPGHEDFSEDTYRTLTAVDSALMVLDGGKGVEPRTIALMDVCRLRDTPIVSFINKLDRDIRDPIELLDEIEAVLKIKAAPITWPIGCYRDFKGVYHLADDYIIVYTAGHGHERTDVKIIEKLDSDEARAHLGDEYDRFVDQLELVQGACHEFNQQEFLDGQLTPVFFGTALGNFGVDHVLDAVVNWAPKPLARVANERTVEPVEEKFTGFVFKIQANMDPKHRDRIAFMRICSGKYEKGMKMRHVRTGKDVRIGDALTFFSSEREQLEEAYAGDIIGLHNHGTIQIGDTFTEGEVLGFTGIPHFAPELFRRVRLRDPLKSKQLRQGLQQLAEEGATQVFFPERSNDIILGAVGVLQFDVVASRLKEEYKVECSYEPITVYSARWIDCDDKKKFEEFRVKAVENLAVDGGGHLTYLAPTRVNLALMEERWPDVKFRATREHH, encoded by the coding sequence ATGACCAAACAGGCCGCCGAAGTCGCGAAACGCCGCACTTTCGCCATTATTTCCCACCCCGATGCCGGTAAGACCACCATCACCGAGAAGCTCTTGCTGATGGGCAAGGCGATTGCGATTGCGGGTACGGTGAAATCTCGAAAATCCGACCGCCATGCCACCTCCGACTGGATGGAAATGGAAAAACAACGGGGTATTTCCATTACCACGTCGGTCATGCAGTTCCCGTATCGCGATCACATGATCAACCTGCTCGACACCCCGGGTCACGAAGACTTCTCCGAAGATACCTACCGCACTCTGACGGCAGTGGACTCGGCATTGATGGTCCTCGACGGCGGTAAGGGTGTAGAGCCACGGACCATCGCCCTGATGGACGTCTGCCGGCTGCGTGACACACCGATCGTCAGCTTCATCAACAAACTCGACCGTGACATCCGCGACCCGATCGAACTGCTCGACGAAATCGAAGCGGTCCTGAAGATCAAAGCCGCGCCGATCACTTGGCCGATCGGTTGCTACCGCGATTTCAAAGGTGTTTATCACCTCGCCGACGACTACATCATTGTCTACACCGCCGGCCACGGCCACGAGCGCACCGATGTGAAAATCATCGAGAAGCTCGACTCCGATGAGGCCCGCGCGCACTTGGGCGACGAGTACGATCGCTTCGTTGATCAATTGGAACTGGTGCAGGGCGCCTGCCACGAATTCAATCAACAGGAATTCCTCGACGGCCAACTGACACCGGTATTCTTCGGTACCGCACTGGGCAACTTCGGTGTCGATCACGTGCTCGACGCCGTGGTCAACTGGGCGCCGAAACCGCTGGCCCGTGTCGCCAACGAGCGCACCGTGGAACCGGTTGAAGAGAAATTCACCGGCTTCGTGTTCAAGATCCAGGCGAACATGGACCCGAAACACCGCGACCGCATCGCCTTCATGCGAATCTGCTCCGGCAAGTACGAAAAGGGCATGAAAATGCGCCACGTGCGCACTGGCAAAGACGTGCGGATCGGCGACGCGCTGACGTTCTTCTCCTCCGAGCGTGAGCAACTGGAAGAGGCCTACGCAGGCGACATCATCGGCCTGCACAACCACGGCACCATCCAGATCGGCGACACCTTCACCGAGGGCGAAGTCCTGGGCTTCACCGGCATCCCGCACTTCGCCCCGGAACTGTTCCGCCGCGTGCGCCTGCGCGATCCGCTGAAATCCAAGCAACTGCGTCAGGGCTTGCAGCAACTGGCCGAAGAAGGCGCCACTCAGGTGTTCTTCCCCGAGCGCAGCAACGACATCATCCTCGGCGCCGTCGGTGTGCTGCAGTTCGATGTGGTCGCCAGCCGCTTGAAAGAGGAATACAAGGTTGAGTGCTCTTACGAGCCGATCACCGTTTATTCCGCGCGCTGGATTGATTGCGACGATAAGAAGAAGTTTGAGGAGTTCCGGGTCAAGGCCGTGGAAAACCTTGCGGTCGACGGCGGCGGTCACCTGACCTACCTGGCCCCGACGCGGGTCAACCTGGCGCTGATGGAAGAGCGCTGGCCGGATGTGAAATTCCGTGCGACGCGTGAGCATCATTAA
- a CDS encoding fatty acid desaturase: protein MDKRTIVAAALSDFKNNRGKWVALYFSKVFIWGAWIAACVYGILVAQSTSVTVMLQLLLGAAFAHGVELQHQALHQSGFRSRRANRYVGILLGLPMFVSYSSYQDSHLFHHKALGKPEDAEFFEYGDKTERQVLAVIKHFFLINHFCDFLKNVIDALNGRRFMTKLIPQNAQRIRFEYLLMAVAVVVAFFVNSELLFKCWMVPLFLFAAPIHALIELPEHYACNKNSTDVFDNTRSIKTHPLASWFTNGNNYHVEHHWIASLPVEQLASVHQKIELQINHLSSSYFSFYRRFFSSLLFGNRTVQSQQGL, encoded by the coding sequence ATGGATAAGAGAACTATTGTTGCAGCGGCTTTGAGTGATTTCAAAAATAATCGAGGTAAATGGGTGGCGCTATATTTCTCCAAGGTTTTTATTTGGGGGGCATGGATTGCAGCCTGTGTGTACGGCATATTGGTGGCGCAAAGTACAAGCGTTACCGTAATGCTCCAGTTGCTACTCGGTGCCGCTTTTGCTCATGGTGTTGAGTTACAACATCAGGCATTGCACCAGTCTGGCTTTCGCTCTCGACGTGCAAACAGATATGTTGGCATATTATTAGGTTTGCCAATGTTTGTTTCTTACTCATCTTATCAGGATAGCCATCTTTTTCACCACAAAGCACTCGGTAAGCCAGAGGATGCAGAATTTTTTGAGTATGGAGATAAAACGGAAAGACAGGTCCTGGCTGTAATAAAACACTTTTTTCTTATTAATCACTTTTGTGATTTTTTGAAGAATGTTATCGACGCGCTGAATGGGCGGCGGTTCATGACAAAACTGATTCCGCAAAATGCACAAAGAATTCGATTTGAATACTTGCTAATGGCCGTGGCCGTCGTGGTGGCGTTTTTTGTAAACAGTGAGCTACTCTTTAAATGCTGGATGGTTCCGCTTTTCTTGTTTGCTGCACCTATTCATGCCCTGATCGAACTGCCTGAACACTACGCATGCAACAAAAACTCAACTGACGTTTTCGACAATACCCGGTCCATTAAAACCCATCCGCTCGCTTCTTGGTTTACCAACGGAAATAACTACCACGTCGAGCATCACTGGATCGCTTCACTGCCGGTCGAACAATTGGCGTCTGTCCACCAGAAGATCGAACTTCAGATAAATCATCTGTCGAGTTCTTACTTTTCTTTTTATCGCCGATTTTTTTCCAGCCTGCTATTTGGCAATCGAACCGTTCAATCACAACAAGGACTGTGA
- a CDS encoding argininosuccinate synthase, with product MHFNRPKKIVLAFSGGLDTSVILKWLQVTYDCEIVTFTADLGQGEEVEQARDKALALGVLPQNIFIEDLREEFVSSYAQQMFRANAAYEGYYLMGTPIARPLVAKRQIEIARAVGADAVAHGCTGKGNDQLRFELAYYALAPDIRVISPWREWELAGRAELLEFADTHGIAVARDKRGAAPYSSDANLLHVSCEGKSLEDPWATPEENAWSKVVSPEAAPDSPSWIEIDFEKGDPVALNGDRMTPATLLTKLNALGAQNGIGRLDIVDTRYVGLKCRGLFETPGGTIWQVAHRAIESITLDREEAHLKDELMPRYAALIYNGYWFSPEREMLQTLIDKSQERVTGRVRLRLYKGNVIVEGRKSSNSLYRQELVTFEGGGSYDQRDATGFIKINALRLRLLGEVRNPLL from the coding sequence ATGCATTTTAATCGACCCAAAAAAATTGTGTTGGCGTTTTCGGGTGGGCTTGACACTTCCGTGATACTCAAGTGGCTTCAAGTTACTTACGACTGCGAAATCGTCACTTTTACCGCGGATTTAGGACAAGGCGAAGAGGTAGAGCAAGCGCGAGATAAGGCGCTCGCATTGGGTGTGTTGCCACAGAATATCTTCATTGAGGATTTGCGCGAGGAGTTTGTATCTTCCTATGCTCAGCAAATGTTTCGTGCCAACGCTGCCTACGAAGGGTACTACTTGATGGGAACCCCCATCGCCCGTCCATTGGTAGCCAAGCGCCAAATTGAAATTGCTCGCGCTGTGGGAGCCGACGCAGTGGCTCATGGATGCACGGGCAAAGGCAATGATCAGTTGCGCTTTGAGCTTGCCTACTATGCACTTGCTCCTGATATCCGCGTCATCTCGCCGTGGCGCGAATGGGAACTGGCGGGGCGTGCGGAGTTGCTTGAGTTTGCGGACACCCATGGGATTGCGGTGGCTCGCGACAAGCGCGGTGCTGCGCCATATTCGTCAGATGCGAACTTGTTGCATGTGTCGTGCGAGGGTAAATCGCTTGAAGATCCATGGGCTACGCCTGAAGAAAACGCTTGGTCAAAGGTCGTGTCACCAGAGGCCGCGCCTGACAGTCCTAGCTGGATTGAAATCGACTTTGAGAAAGGCGATCCAGTAGCGCTGAACGGTGATCGCATGACCCCGGCTACGCTGCTGACAAAGCTGAATGCGCTGGGTGCGCAGAACGGGATTGGACGACTCGATATTGTTGACACTCGATATGTCGGACTCAAATGTCGGGGCTTGTTTGAAACCCCAGGTGGAACTATTTGGCAAGTAGCGCACCGTGCAATTGAATCAATTACGCTGGACCGGGAGGAGGCTCATCTGAAAGATGAACTGATGCCTCGTTATGCCGCGTTGATTTACAACGGTTACTGGTTCTCTCCTGAGCGCGAAATGCTACAGACACTCATTGATAAGAGTCAGGAGCGTGTAACAGGTCGTGTTCGCCTTCGTCTGTATAAAGGTAATGTCATCGTCGAGGGGCGGAAAAGTTCAAATAGCTTGTATCGCCAGGAGTTGGTCACATTTGAGGGTGGGGGTAGTTATGATCAGCGAGACGCCACCGGTTTTATAAAAATTAATGCCTTGCGTCTACGGCTACTTGGCGAAGTCAGGAATCCGCTGTTATAA
- a CDS encoding ornithine carbamoyltransferase, protein MTIQRLLTIEDLSAENVKALLLVAEALEVHAQVYGYLPPLLRGKCLGMIFDETSLRTRTAFERAIGDLGGQAIHYNGKEARIGIHATKQEHLEDFVNVAGRFNDALLSRIYDFKVQQRIADLSPVPFINGMCDEHHPTQALCDFLTLARRFGHIAGLKIAFVGDSTNIALSLAQTAAKLGARFVCATPPGWELPEALTAHLSGYSTTNDPKEAVADAHVVVTDSWIPMNKSHEADARRGVLAPYRVTTELMKHARANAIFLHNLPAYRGDEVLPEVIDGPQSVIYDEAVARLHIARALLLAMLRPDWNELVIAVQDFRQQPSELASHLADLVNVAVGVKAA, encoded by the coding sequence ATGACTATTCAACGATTGCTAACTATTGAAGATCTGTCTGCGGAAAACGTAAAAGCCCTTCTATTGGTCGCTGAGGCGCTTGAGGTACATGCACAGGTTTATGGGTATTTGCCACCACTGCTGCGTGGTAAATGTTTGGGCATGATTTTCGACGAAACTTCTTTACGAACCCGAACGGCGTTTGAACGGGCCATTGGCGATTTGGGCGGACAAGCCATTCACTATAATGGCAAGGAGGCCCGTATCGGTATTCATGCCACCAAGCAGGAGCACCTGGAGGATTTTGTGAATGTGGCAGGTCGTTTCAATGATGCACTTCTAAGTCGTATCTATGATTTTAAGGTACAGCAGCGAATTGCCGATCTATCACCGGTACCGTTTATTAATGGCATGTGCGATGAACATCATCCAACCCAGGCGCTCTGTGACTTTCTAACGCTGGCGCGGCGCTTTGGTCACATTGCCGGTTTGAAAATTGCATTCGTCGGCGACAGTACCAATATTGCGCTGTCACTGGCGCAAACTGCGGCAAAACTTGGAGCTCGTTTTGTCTGCGCTACGCCACCGGGTTGGGAGTTGCCTGAGGCGCTGACAGCACACTTGTCGGGTTATTCAACCACCAATGACCCAAAAGAAGCGGTGGCAGATGCTCACGTAGTGGTAACAGATTCATGGATTCCAATGAATAAAAGTCACGAGGCAGACGCTCGTCGCGGTGTGCTAGCCCCGTACCGTGTAACAACAGAGCTGATGAAACACGCTCGAGCTAATGCAATCTTTCTGCACAATTTGCCAGCTTACCGAGGAGACGAAGTATTACCTGAAGTGATTGACGGACCGCAATCAGTTATTTATGACGAAGCTGTTGCACGATTGCACATCGCACGTGCGCTGCTACTGGCAATGCTGCGCCCTGACTGGAATGAACTGGTCATTGCTGTGCAAGACTTCAGGCAGCAGCCAAGTGAGCTTGCCAGTCACCTGGCAGACTTGGTTAATGTGGCTGTTGGAGTAAAGGCCGCATGA
- the argH gene encoding argininosuccinate lyase — translation MNNAVQFKAAASAMAAIGATAHFDWRLAGYDLQCSQAHVEMLYRQNIICQADASQLQSGLEQLSQQVRVGEFVAPPDAEDIHTALELQLEALIGPVAGWLGTARARNDLAVTALKLWLRDQIDTLLGKLKVLLEAFRQQALRHAATVMPGYSHLQVAQPITFGHLNLAYAETLLRDGERLLFARAALCECPLGSAALAGTSFSIDRTYTAQRLGFERPSANSIDSIGERGFALDFLGAASSLALNLSRFAAEVVFWSTQSVGFIVLPKELVSGSAAMPHKRNPDAAELIRAKSGRVLGNLQALQVVVKGLPLTYFRDLQEDKEPLFDSADSLHLSLDAAISIVNLMQPQPEAMARAASIGFITSSDLADWLVINLNIPFREAHHLVARLVQCAQNNNLELGELPLELRVAIDPRLAVKHWPSFSLEQSVKARRSYGGTAPERVRQAAEEFALRLSKLNEINNN, via the coding sequence ATGAATAACGCCGTCCAGTTCAAAGCCGCTGCGTCTGCGATGGCAGCCATTGGCGCTACCGCACATTTCGATTGGCGCTTGGCTGGCTATGATTTGCAATGCTCACAAGCGCACGTCGAAATGCTCTATCGGCAAAATATTATTTGCCAAGCAGACGCTTCGCAACTTCAGTCCGGGCTAGAGCAACTGAGCCAGCAGGTGCGCGTTGGCGAGTTCGTGGCACCGCCAGATGCGGAAGACATTCATACTGCACTCGAACTGCAACTGGAAGCACTCATCGGACCAGTCGCCGGTTGGTTGGGCACTGCCAGAGCGCGTAACGATCTTGCAGTAACTGCTCTGAAGCTTTGGTTGCGCGATCAAATCGATACTTTGCTCGGCAAGCTAAAAGTACTGCTGGAAGCGTTCCGACAGCAGGCATTGCGCCATGCAGCAACTGTCATGCCAGGGTACTCGCACTTGCAGGTCGCTCAGCCGATTACGTTCGGGCATCTTAATCTGGCGTACGCCGAAACACTGCTGCGAGATGGCGAACGTTTACTATTTGCTCGCGCCGCTTTGTGCGAGTGTCCACTTGGTAGCGCGGCGCTTGCGGGTACCAGTTTCTCAATTGATCGGACATATACCGCGCAGCGCTTGGGCTTTGAGCGCCCTTCTGCCAACTCTATAGATAGCATTGGCGAGCGCGGTTTTGCACTCGACTTTCTTGGTGCTGCTTCATCGCTGGCGCTCAATTTGTCGCGCTTTGCAGCCGAGGTCGTGTTCTGGTCAACTCAGTCGGTAGGTTTCATTGTGCTACCCAAGGAATTGGTATCCGGTTCGGCTGCAATGCCACACAAACGCAACCCGGATGCTGCGGAACTCATCCGGGCGAAAAGCGGTCGAGTTCTTGGGAACTTGCAAGCACTTCAAGTCGTCGTCAAAGGGCTGCCACTGACCTATTTCCGAGATCTACAAGAAGACAAAGAACCGCTGTTCGATAGCGCCGATTCATTGCATTTGTCACTGGATGCGGCTATTTCAATTGTCAACTTGATGCAGCCCCAACCCGAAGCGATGGCTCGCGCTGCCTCTATAGGTTTCATCACTTCGTCGGATCTGGCTGACTGGTTGGTCATCAACTTAAATATCCCATTTCGCGAAGCGCATCATCTAGTGGCTCGATTGGTTCAGTGCGCTCAAAACAATAATCTGGAGCTTGGCGAGTTACCCCTTGAACTACGTGTTGCTATAGATCCCCGTCTGGCGGTGAAGCATTGGCCATCATTCAGTCTTGAACAATCGGTAAAAGCGCGCCGTAGCTATGGCGGCACGGCTCCGGAACGGGTCAGGCAAGCGGCGGAAGAGTTTGCGCTTCGACTAAGTAAATTAAACGAAATAAACAATAACTAA
- a CDS encoding phytanoyl-CoA dioxygenase family protein, whose amino-acid sequence MSYLNKDLALSKQEYWQKGYTVLPGLFDAKQIEYMRQECGRLWRLPSLGDDLNLRTEFRRGPDNDYVLDRLDPVIDMSSILAGAAMYSPLLEAVDTLLGGESELLKCKLIRKDPGTKGYAVHQDFLYWKWLDIKPDQLCSVAINLFDSGENSGGIAFYPAQHQALIPGPAGNETGDCDIARIDTSVTEVPLLAAGDVIIFHSLTPHFSGPNLSDRSRTILLPSYCLTDKPGLYEKYYTREIIRRCEDMIGFERYLAQLSGFQRALLSRETVLIQSE is encoded by the coding sequence ATGTCATATTTAAATAAAGATTTAGCATTGTCGAAACAAGAGTATTGGCAAAAAGGCTATACCGTGCTTCCCGGTTTGTTCGACGCAAAACAGATCGAATACATGCGCCAGGAATGTGGCCGACTATGGCGTTTGCCAAGTCTTGGTGATGATTTGAACTTACGTACAGAGTTTCGTCGTGGCCCGGATAATGACTACGTCTTGGATCGCTTGGATCCGGTTATTGACATGTCGTCAATATTGGCGGGGGCGGCAATGTATTCACCTCTGCTCGAGGCCGTGGATACCTTGTTGGGCGGGGAATCGGAGTTGCTAAAGTGCAAGTTGATCCGCAAAGACCCAGGCACAAAAGGTTATGCCGTTCATCAGGATTTTCTCTATTGGAAGTGGCTTGACATCAAGCCAGATCAATTATGTTCAGTGGCGATTAACCTTTTTGATAGTGGTGAAAATTCTGGTGGGATTGCTTTCTATCCCGCGCAACATCAGGCATTGATTCCAGGGCCGGCGGGTAATGAAACTGGCGATTGTGATATAGCGCGCATAGACACCTCAGTCACTGAGGTCCCTCTTCTGGCAGCCGGTGACGTAATTATTTTCCATTCGCTCACCCCACATTTCAGTGGGCCAAACCTCAGTGACCGATCACGCACCATCCTGCTGCCATCGTATTGCTTAACTGATAAACCTGGCCTGTATGAAAAATACTATACCCGCGAAATTATTCGACGCTGTGAAGACATGATTGGTTTTGAACGTTATCTGGCACAGCTTTCTGGTTTTCAACGTGCCTTGTTGTCTCGTGAGACGGTATTAATACAGTCCGAATAA
- a CDS encoding ATP-grasp domain-containing protein produces the protein MNILLLHPVSGWSLQRVSQLCLDNCWRLTIITIESSTVGKDCNGLHEWLRVPALTDDPLELRRQIGDRRFDAVVAGNEFAVIAADVLAAELGLYHNRLDRIRSSRNKALMRVAFAEKQIPQPRVLAVLASLDESRDLDWTKISFPVIVKPVDMAMSLFVRKCDTRQQVEDTLEKIFLFKHSRLTNYAFTAQALIEEFAEGQEYSLEGVIEQGSLVHRVLTTKFVSPLPACYEVGHISGEEVPPQHDAALSQICERIAQCWGMRSGVIHLEFKMTAQQLWVIEAAARAPGCHIPELVELRHGYSIEEAFVRLRAGLPWRDGTPFTKAPGWVGIRFSFLDQRSLEITDDLEVLTEHHDAAEALPGAEAYSVNQRTGYAIVRSASFESISRFVGKL, from the coding sequence ATGAATATTCTATTACTTCATCCGGTTTCAGGGTGGTCATTGCAGCGTGTCTCGCAATTGTGTCTGGACAATTGCTGGCGCTTGACAATTATAACTATTGAAAGCTCTACCGTTGGAAAGGATTGTAATGGTCTGCACGAATGGCTTCGAGTGCCGGCGCTGACCGATGACCCTCTCGAACTACGACGGCAAATAGGCGATCGCCGTTTCGATGCTGTGGTGGCTGGCAATGAATTCGCAGTGATCGCCGCGGATGTACTGGCCGCGGAATTAGGTCTTTATCACAACCGATTGGACAGAATTCGTTCTTCGCGCAATAAAGCATTAATGCGAGTGGCCTTTGCCGAGAAACAGATTCCACAGCCGCGAGTGCTTGCGGTACTGGCATCATTGGATGAGAGTCGAGACTTGGATTGGACAAAAATTTCATTCCCGGTGATTGTAAAACCAGTCGATATGGCAATGAGTCTTTTCGTAAGAAAGTGTGATACACGACAGCAAGTAGAGGATACGCTTGAAAAAATATTTCTCTTTAAACATTCACGCCTCACCAACTATGCATTCACTGCCCAAGCGCTGATTGAAGAATTTGCCGAAGGCCAGGAATACAGTCTGGAAGGCGTTATTGAACAGGGGAGTCTGGTACATAGAGTTTTAACGACAAAGTTCGTTTCACCGCTACCAGCATGTTATGAAGTGGGGCATATCAGTGGCGAAGAGGTACCGCCGCAGCATGACGCCGCCCTTAGCCAGATTTGCGAGCGTATCGCGCAATGTTGGGGGATGCGGAGCGGGGTGATTCATCTTGAGTTCAAGATGACTGCGCAACAGTTGTGGGTGATTGAGGCCGCTGCCCGTGCCCCCGGCTGTCATATACCGGAGTTGGTGGAATTGCGGCATGGCTACTCCATAGAAGAGGCATTCGTACGACTGCGCGCGGGTTTGCCATGGCGCGACGGAACCCCCTTTACGAAAGCACCCGGCTGGGTAGGTATTCGTTTTTCGTTCTTGGATCAACGGTCACTTGAAATAACAGACGATTTGGAAGTGTTGACTGAGCATCATGATGCTGCAGAAGCACTGCCAGGAGCGGAGGCCTATTCAGTTAATCAACGTACCGGTTACGCAATAGTACGCAGCGCATCATTTGAATCGATTTCACGCTTTGTAGGTAAACTCTGA
- a CDS encoding ATP-grasp domain-containing protein, translating into MNVLLCGGIRDHHDYLYQAGYQVTWLLNRSSLTPEDWNSSARRFIVYAPEDSYTLLAEQVRQLHQQLDFQRVFAFHDDSQQLAAHLAHAIGRDFPISHAAVHNTRNKVAARLALDGAGVPSCWYAEATDKQALFGILRQCELAKVIIKPSDGTGSIGVVALEEPANVDEGWLDEHVTCYPVLVEEFLCGKEFSVESFSVSGRHYVLGITEKFIDAASFIEIGHVFPAELDSLITEEITSYVAKVLAATGIEHTVAHTEIMLTAQGPRLIETHTRVGGDYIPQLVRQVTGVDLYEIGARLQEGHWSSYFVEQYTVPASDGWCGIRYLLPDAPGRIVKSVHGVEQARAFPGVVQAHALRKPGERIKSLIESFPRTAYVIAKSPSRTELCDILTAAIGSIHYEYE; encoded by the coding sequence ATGAACGTGCTTTTATGCGGCGGTATCCGAGACCATCACGATTATCTATATCAAGCCGGCTATCAGGTTACTTGGTTACTCAATCGCAGTAGCTTGACACCTGAGGATTGGAATTCCTCCGCGAGGCGCTTTATCGTTTATGCGCCGGAAGACTCGTACACACTGTTGGCAGAACAAGTACGACAATTGCACCAACAATTGGATTTTCAGCGAGTGTTCGCGTTTCACGATGACTCTCAACAACTCGCGGCTCATTTGGCACATGCCATTGGTCGTGACTTTCCCATCAGCCATGCTGCCGTGCATAACACGCGCAATAAAGTTGCTGCTCGGCTGGCGCTGGATGGGGCAGGGGTACCGAGTTGCTGGTATGCAGAGGCAACGGATAAACAAGCGTTGTTTGGCATTTTGCGACAGTGTGAATTAGCCAAAGTCATCATAAAACCATCGGATGGGACGGGCAGTATTGGTGTCGTAGCGCTGGAGGAACCTGCGAATGTCGATGAAGGGTGGCTGGATGAACATGTCACCTGTTACCCGGTACTGGTCGAAGAATTCCTGTGCGGCAAGGAGTTCAGCGTTGAATCGTTCAGCGTTAGTGGCCGCCACTATGTGCTGGGTATCACAGAAAAGTTTATCGATGCCGCCAGCTTCATCGAAATCGGTCATGTATTTCCGGCGGAACTGGACTCATTGATAACTGAAGAAATAACCTCCTACGTCGCCAAAGTTCTAGCCGCCACGGGTATTGAACATACTGTGGCGCACACAGAGATTATGTTGACTGCCCAAGGACCGAGGTTGATCGAGACGCATACCCGGGTAGGGGGGGACTACATCCCTCAGCTGGTACGGCAGGTTACGGGGGTGGACCTTTATGAAATTGGTGCGCGCCTGCAGGAAGGGCACTGGTCCTCTTATTTTGTCGAGCAATATACGGTGCCCGCCAGCGATGGCTGGTGCGGAATCAGGTATCTGCTGCCGGATGCGCCTGGGCGAATCGTCAAGTCAGTGCATGGAGTAGAACAAGCGCGGGCGTTTCCTGGTGTAGTGCAGGCACATGCATTGCGTAAGCCCGGTGAACGGATCAAGTCGCTTATCGAAAGTTTCCCACGCACTGCCTATGTGATCGCCAAGAGCCCGTCACGTACTGAGCTGTGCGATATTCTTACCGCCGCTATTGGAAGCATTCA